In Dysidea avara chromosome 3, odDysAvar1.4, whole genome shotgun sequence, a single window of DNA contains:
- the LOC136248724 gene encoding uncharacterized protein isoform X1 produces the protein MIMNKIRGTLAVVLLATCFPHLVNPADCKHENPIELIWSSTLRTAPFTSAPLLYDLDGDGYNDIVAANVAGEVWAVHGETGHVIDGWPFYLEDRSFHSTPLLYDVNGDGLFEIMVTTSDAELLFLNTDGSQVYGETIRIPALPMDRYWFRSNSTQHAATTKQGTISSLRGAREPGVDKDNPSLVHVDAHILATPVLVDLNDDGIVSELVIPVTYYYDPYQYSDAHRLEKLSLHADELVNFLSAVVMVMDIKQDVVLSHVILDTTKASSNQPAYLLATPTVVKLSPGTGYDIIIGSANGKLYTLSGHDLTNRRGFPITVDSITSQVAVHDITGDGNLNMIVGDQSGNVVCVNHDGTLLWEHEMQDPITTSVRFADMSGDGLVDVVIVTSTGSVWAVHGATGQLVENYPFHLRVNMEAPVLLLGLPTEKRTYILHVVSFIIITVDMAGVVNVIEGHSSCRTGSEVGAFSYSGLLVDDFVPSKPGAELLVATRDGSLICVRSTQQPNLGHTEYWRSGQNLFTHKTSMFTVVPSERSLQQREVSGRHFSLTFHLTCGHYLRYKSVKVSVLLGNNELLHDEVVECSVNSSTYVVTSPTPPSPMHGTVTLRVCNEHQFCDHAYFDIKFNLHFQDNLKWCLLIPFVCMALSLLWILQDFGHTPLPVVHRTASTY, from the exons ATGATAATGAACAAGATAAGAGGTACACTAGCCGTTGTGCTACTAGCCACGTGTTTCCCTCACCTGGTGAATCCGGCGGATTGCAA GCACGAGAACCCTATTGAGCTGATCTGGTCATCCACATTGAGAACAGCTCCATTCACATCAGCTCCATTACTATATGATCTTGATGGTGATGGCTACAATGACATTGTTGCTGCTAATGTTGCTGGGGAGGTATGGGCGGTACATGGGGAGACTGGTCATGTGATTGATGGCTGGCCATTCTACCTAGAGGATCGGTCATTCCATAGTACTCCACTACTG TATGATGTTAATGGTGATGGGTTATTTGAGATAATGGTAACTACTAGCGATGCTGAGTTATTGTTCCTTAATACAGATGGATCTCAAGTTTATGGTGAAACCATTAGA ATTCCAGCATTACCAATGGATCGCTATTGGTTCAGGAGCAATTCCACTCAACATGCGGCCACAACAAAACAGGGAACCATATCATCTCTTAGAGGTGCAAG AGAGCCAGGTGTTGATAAGGACAATCCTTCACTGGTTCATGTTGACGCACACATACTGGCCACTCCAGTATTAGTTGATCTCAATGATGATGGGATAGTGTCAGAGTTGGTCATTCCAGTTACCTATTACTATGATCCTTATCAGTATAG TGATGCTCACCGTTTGGAGAAGCTCAGTTTACATGCTGATGAACTGGTCAATTTCCTGTCTGCTGTTGTCATGGTAATGGACATCAAGCAGGATGTGGTCTTGTCTCATGTTATCCTAGACACTACAAAG GCATCATCTAATCAACCTGCGTATCTACTGGCCACACCCACTGTCGTTAAGCTGTCACCAGGAACTGGCTATGACATCATCATAGGATCAGCCAATGGAAAGCTCTACACCTTGTCAGGACATGACCTTACTAACAGGAGGGGATTCCCCATAACAGTGGACTCCATTACATCACAG GTAGCCGTACATGACATTACCGGTGATGGCAACCTCAACATGATAGTTGGTGATCAAAGTGGTAATGTTGTCTGTGTAAATCATGATGGAACATTGCTATGGGAACATGAGATGCAGGACCCCATAACTACAAGTGTTCGTTTTGCTGACATGTCAGGTGATGGCCTCGTGGATGTTGTCATAGTAACCAGCACTGG GTCAGTATGGGCAGTGCATGGAGCTACTGGTCAGCTGGTGGAGAACTATCCATTTCATTTACGAGTCAACATGGAGGCTCCTGTGTTGTTGCTAGGACTACCAACAGAAAAACGCACCTACATCCTGCACGTTGTGAGCTTTATAATA ATCACGGTTGATATGGCAGGAGTAGTCAATGTAATTGAAGGGCATAGTTCTTGCCGGACTGGCAGTGAAGTTGGAGCATTTAGTTACTCTGGTCTATTAGTGGATGATTTTGTACCCAGCAAACCAG GGGCGGAGCTACTGGTTGCCACTAGAGACGGCTCCTTAATTTGTGTACGTAGTACTCAACAGCCAAACTT AGGTCACACCGAGTATTGGAGGAGTGGTCAAAACTTGTTTACTCACAAGACCAGTATG TTTACAGTGGTCCCATCAGAACGAAGCTTACAGCAACGAGAGGTGTCAGGACGTCACTTCTCTCTAACATTTCACCTCACTTGTGGTCACTACCTACGTTACAAGAGTGTCAAAGTGTCG GTATTGCTAGGCAACAATGAACTACTCCATGATGAAGTAGTGGAGTGTTCAGTTAACAGCTCAACTTATGTTGTTACCTCCCCTACTCCCCCCTCCCCCATGCATGGCACTGTCACCCTCCGAGTGTGTAATGAACACCAATTTTGTGACCACGCTTACTTTGACATCAA GTTTAATCTTCATTTCCAAGACAAC
- the LOC136248724 gene encoding uncharacterized protein isoform X3 produces MVTTSDAELLFLNTDGSQVYGETIRIPALPMDRYWFRSNSTQHAATTKQGTISSLRGAREPGVDKDNPSLVHVDAHILATPVLVDLNDDGIVSELVIPVTYYYDPYQYSDAHRLEKLSLHADELVNFLSAVVMVMDIKQDVVLSHVILDTTKASSNQPAYLLATPTVVKLSPGTGYDIIIGSANGKLYTLSGHDLTNRRGFPITVDSITSQVAVHDITGDGNLNMIVGDQSGNVVCVNHDGTLLWEHEMQDPITTSVRFADMSGDGLVDVVIVTSTGSVWAVHGATGQLVENYPFHLRVNMEAPVLLLGLPTEKRTYILHVVSFIIITVDMAGVVNVIEGHSSCRTGSEVGAFSYSGLLVDDFVPSKPGAELLVATRDGSLICVRSTQQPNLGHTEYWRSGQNLFTHKTSMFTVVPSERSLQQREVSGRHFSLTFHLTCGHYLRYKSVKVSVLLGNNELLHDEVVECSVNSSTYVVTSPTPPSPMHGTVTLRVCNEHQFCDHAYFDIKFNLHFQDNLKWCLLIPFVCMALSLLWILQDFGHTPLPVVHRTASTY; encoded by the exons ATGGTAACTACTAGCGATGCTGAGTTATTGTTCCTTAATACAGATGGATCTCAAGTTTATGGTGAAACCATTAGA ATTCCAGCATTACCAATGGATCGCTATTGGTTCAGGAGCAATTCCACTCAACATGCGGCCACAACAAAACAGGGAACCATATCATCTCTTAGAGGTGCAAG AGAGCCAGGTGTTGATAAGGACAATCCTTCACTGGTTCATGTTGACGCACACATACTGGCCACTCCAGTATTAGTTGATCTCAATGATGATGGGATAGTGTCAGAGTTGGTCATTCCAGTTACCTATTACTATGATCCTTATCAGTATAG TGATGCTCACCGTTTGGAGAAGCTCAGTTTACATGCTGATGAACTGGTCAATTTCCTGTCTGCTGTTGTCATGGTAATGGACATCAAGCAGGATGTGGTCTTGTCTCATGTTATCCTAGACACTACAAAG GCATCATCTAATCAACCTGCGTATCTACTGGCCACACCCACTGTCGTTAAGCTGTCACCAGGAACTGGCTATGACATCATCATAGGATCAGCCAATGGAAAGCTCTACACCTTGTCAGGACATGACCTTACTAACAGGAGGGGATTCCCCATAACAGTGGACTCCATTACATCACAG GTAGCCGTACATGACATTACCGGTGATGGCAACCTCAACATGATAGTTGGTGATCAAAGTGGTAATGTTGTCTGTGTAAATCATGATGGAACATTGCTATGGGAACATGAGATGCAGGACCCCATAACTACAAGTGTTCGTTTTGCTGACATGTCAGGTGATGGCCTCGTGGATGTTGTCATAGTAACCAGCACTGG GTCAGTATGGGCAGTGCATGGAGCTACTGGTCAGCTGGTGGAGAACTATCCATTTCATTTACGAGTCAACATGGAGGCTCCTGTGTTGTTGCTAGGACTACCAACAGAAAAACGCACCTACATCCTGCACGTTGTGAGCTTTATAATA ATCACGGTTGATATGGCAGGAGTAGTCAATGTAATTGAAGGGCATAGTTCTTGCCGGACTGGCAGTGAAGTTGGAGCATTTAGTTACTCTGGTCTATTAGTGGATGATTTTGTACCCAGCAAACCAG GGGCGGAGCTACTGGTTGCCACTAGAGACGGCTCCTTAATTTGTGTACGTAGTACTCAACAGCCAAACTT AGGTCACACCGAGTATTGGAGGAGTGGTCAAAACTTGTTTACTCACAAGACCAGTATG TTTACAGTGGTCCCATCAGAACGAAGCTTACAGCAACGAGAGGTGTCAGGACGTCACTTCTCTCTAACATTTCACCTCACTTGTGGTCACTACCTACGTTACAAGAGTGTCAAAGTGTCG GTATTGCTAGGCAACAATGAACTACTCCATGATGAAGTAGTGGAGTGTTCAGTTAACAGCTCAACTTATGTTGTTACCTCCCCTACTCCCCCCTCCCCCATGCATGGCACTGTCACCCTCCGAGTGTGTAATGAACACCAATTTTGTGACCACGCTTACTTTGACATCAA GTTTAATCTTCATTTCCAAGACAAC
- the LOC136248724 gene encoding uncharacterized protein isoform X2, which translates to MIMNKIRGTLAVVLLATCFPHLVNPADCKHENPIELIWSSTLRTAPFTSAPLLYDLDGDGYNDIVAANVAGEVWAVHGETGHVIDGWPFYLEDRSFHSTPLLYDVNGDGLFEIMVTTSDAELLFLNTDGSQVYGETIRIPALPMDRYWFRSNSTQHAATTKQGTISSLRGAREPGVDKDNPSLVHVDAHILATPVLVDLNDDGIVSELVIPVTYYYDPYQYSDAHRLEKLSLHADELVNFLSAVVMVMDIKQDVVLSHVILDTTKASSNQPAYLLATPTVVKLSPGTGYDIIIGSANGKLYTLSGHDLTNRRGFPITVDSITSQVAVHDITGDGNLNMIVGDQSGNVVCVNHDGTLLWEHEMQDPITTSVRFADMSGDGLVDVVIVTSTGSVWAVHGATGQLVENYPFHLRVNMEAPVLLLGLPTEKRTYILHVITVDMAGVVNVIEGHSSCRTGSEVGAFSYSGLLVDDFVPSKPGAELLVATRDGSLICVRSTQQPNLGHTEYWRSGQNLFTHKTSMFTVVPSERSLQQREVSGRHFSLTFHLTCGHYLRYKSVKVSVLLGNNELLHDEVVECSVNSSTYVVTSPTPPSPMHGTVTLRVCNEHQFCDHAYFDIKFNLHFQDNLKWCLLIPFVCMALSLLWILQDFGHTPLPVVHRTASTY; encoded by the exons ATGATAATGAACAAGATAAGAGGTACACTAGCCGTTGTGCTACTAGCCACGTGTTTCCCTCACCTGGTGAATCCGGCGGATTGCAA GCACGAGAACCCTATTGAGCTGATCTGGTCATCCACATTGAGAACAGCTCCATTCACATCAGCTCCATTACTATATGATCTTGATGGTGATGGCTACAATGACATTGTTGCTGCTAATGTTGCTGGGGAGGTATGGGCGGTACATGGGGAGACTGGTCATGTGATTGATGGCTGGCCATTCTACCTAGAGGATCGGTCATTCCATAGTACTCCACTACTG TATGATGTTAATGGTGATGGGTTATTTGAGATAATGGTAACTACTAGCGATGCTGAGTTATTGTTCCTTAATACAGATGGATCTCAAGTTTATGGTGAAACCATTAGA ATTCCAGCATTACCAATGGATCGCTATTGGTTCAGGAGCAATTCCACTCAACATGCGGCCACAACAAAACAGGGAACCATATCATCTCTTAGAGGTGCAAG AGAGCCAGGTGTTGATAAGGACAATCCTTCACTGGTTCATGTTGACGCACACATACTGGCCACTCCAGTATTAGTTGATCTCAATGATGATGGGATAGTGTCAGAGTTGGTCATTCCAGTTACCTATTACTATGATCCTTATCAGTATAG TGATGCTCACCGTTTGGAGAAGCTCAGTTTACATGCTGATGAACTGGTCAATTTCCTGTCTGCTGTTGTCATGGTAATGGACATCAAGCAGGATGTGGTCTTGTCTCATGTTATCCTAGACACTACAAAG GCATCATCTAATCAACCTGCGTATCTACTGGCCACACCCACTGTCGTTAAGCTGTCACCAGGAACTGGCTATGACATCATCATAGGATCAGCCAATGGAAAGCTCTACACCTTGTCAGGACATGACCTTACTAACAGGAGGGGATTCCCCATAACAGTGGACTCCATTACATCACAG GTAGCCGTACATGACATTACCGGTGATGGCAACCTCAACATGATAGTTGGTGATCAAAGTGGTAATGTTGTCTGTGTAAATCATGATGGAACATTGCTATGGGAACATGAGATGCAGGACCCCATAACTACAAGTGTTCGTTTTGCTGACATGTCAGGTGATGGCCTCGTGGATGTTGTCATAGTAACCAGCACTGG GTCAGTATGGGCAGTGCATGGAGCTACTGGTCAGCTGGTGGAGAACTATCCATTTCATTTACGAGTCAACATGGAGGCTCCTGTGTTGTTGCTAGGACTACCAACAGAAAAACGCACCTACATCCTGCACGTT ATCACGGTTGATATGGCAGGAGTAGTCAATGTAATTGAAGGGCATAGTTCTTGCCGGACTGGCAGTGAAGTTGGAGCATTTAGTTACTCTGGTCTATTAGTGGATGATTTTGTACCCAGCAAACCAG GGGCGGAGCTACTGGTTGCCACTAGAGACGGCTCCTTAATTTGTGTACGTAGTACTCAACAGCCAAACTT AGGTCACACCGAGTATTGGAGGAGTGGTCAAAACTTGTTTACTCACAAGACCAGTATG TTTACAGTGGTCCCATCAGAACGAAGCTTACAGCAACGAGAGGTGTCAGGACGTCACTTCTCTCTAACATTTCACCTCACTTGTGGTCACTACCTACGTTACAAGAGTGTCAAAGTGTCG GTATTGCTAGGCAACAATGAACTACTCCATGATGAAGTAGTGGAGTGTTCAGTTAACAGCTCAACTTATGTTGTTACCTCCCCTACTCCCCCCTCCCCCATGCATGGCACTGTCACCCTCCGAGTGTGTAATGAACACCAATTTTGTGACCACGCTTACTTTGACATCAA GTTTAATCTTCATTTCCAAGACAAC